Proteins encoded in a region of the Agromyces protaetiae genome:
- a CDS encoding bifunctional proline dehydrogenase/L-glutamate gamma-semialdehyde dehydrogenase — translation MTNVSADPAAITDQVTALVRRWLAESAEFPAEPAAERLAGVLKDPNGLAFTVGFVDGVMRPEDLGVAGRNLAEVARLTPAFLPWHLRAAVRVGGAIAPVLPWVVIPIARRVLRDMVGHLVLDATPSKLGPAIAKLRESGNRLNLNLLGEAVLGEHEADRRLEGTYDFLARDDVDYVSVKVSSVVSQLSMWSFDDAVEKVAEKLTPLYRLAANSAAKGTPKFINLDMEEYRDLDLTIAVFQRLLDEPQFQQLEAGIVLQTYLPDALGAMQRLTEWALARRAGGGAAIKVRVVKGANLAMEQVDAAIHGWPVATYSTKQDSDTNYKRVLHWSMTPEHTHAVKLGIAGHNLFDIAHAWLTAKQRGVEDRVEFEMLLGMATGQAEAVRRDVGDLLLYTPVVNPAEFDVAIAYLIRRLEENASDENFMSAVFELAENPGLFDRELGRYRRSVEALEHAAADAPAPNRTQNRRTEWEGDRLAIELAHRDAPPPAAGDVDAESLTSVVLGFTRGSGAGGADASAETSDSPEASELTGSGVTPGFRNEADTDPALAANREWGRRILARVPDSDLGVGTIRAARIDDRAELDALLARVAERGREWGERPAAERAALLHRAGLALAANRDRLIEVMAAETGKTIAEADPEVSEAIDFAHYYAERARELDHVQGALFVPSKLTVVTPPWNFPVAIPAGGVLAALAAGSGVVIKPAGLAQRSGAVMVEALWEAGIPRELLALVDLGEQELGRELISSPLVDRVILTGAYETAELFRSFREDLPLLAETSGKNAIIVTPSADLDLAAADLAKSAFGHAGQKCSAASIAILVGSVAKSERFHRQLIDAVTSMRVGWPEDPASQIGPIIEPAHGKLRHALTQLGADEHWLVEPKQLDGSGRLWSPGVRTGVKGGSYFHLTEFFGPVLGIMHARNLEEAVALQNAVDYGLTAGLHSLDPDELAFWLDRVEAGNLYVNRGITGAIVQRQPFGGWKKSSVGAGAKAGGPNYLLGLGDWVPEHSRTSNSLHLRGLDRRVSELIEASQSSLDYEQFELLRRSALSDAVAWAEEYGTVKDVSGLGVERNVFRYRPVGVTVRIGDDAPLVEGLRVLAAAVLTKAPIAVSTAHQLPRGVRALLAARDAAVVHETDAEWLARVAKGALTTGRVRLVGADRASLTAALHGAPDVAVWSHPVTPSGRIELLPFLREQAVSITNHRFGNPTTLSQGVI, via the coding sequence ATGACGAACGTCAGCGCGGATCCCGCCGCGATCACCGACCAGGTCACCGCACTCGTCCGGCGCTGGCTCGCCGAGAGTGCCGAGTTCCCCGCCGAACCCGCCGCCGAACGGCTGGCCGGCGTGCTCAAGGACCCGAACGGGCTCGCGTTCACCGTCGGGTTCGTCGACGGCGTCATGCGACCGGAGGACCTCGGCGTCGCCGGCCGCAACCTGGCCGAGGTCGCCCGGCTCACGCCCGCGTTCCTGCCCTGGCACCTGCGCGCCGCGGTGCGTGTCGGCGGCGCGATCGCGCCCGTGCTGCCCTGGGTCGTCATCCCGATCGCCCGGCGCGTGCTGCGGGACATGGTCGGCCACCTCGTGCTCGACGCGACGCCGTCGAAGCTCGGGCCGGCCATCGCCAAGCTCCGCGAATCCGGGAACCGCCTGAACCTGAACCTGCTCGGCGAGGCCGTGCTCGGCGAGCACGAGGCCGACCGGCGCCTCGAGGGCACCTACGACTTCCTCGCCCGCGACGACGTCGACTACGTGTCGGTCAAGGTGTCGAGCGTCGTCAGCCAGCTCTCCATGTGGTCGTTCGACGACGCCGTCGAGAAGGTCGCCGAGAAGCTCACGCCGCTGTACCGCCTCGCCGCGAACAGCGCCGCCAAGGGCACACCGAAGTTCATCAACCTCGACATGGAGGAGTACCGCGACCTCGACCTCACGATCGCGGTGTTCCAGCGGCTGCTCGACGAGCCGCAGTTCCAGCAGCTCGAGGCGGGCATCGTGCTGCAGACCTATCTGCCCGACGCGCTCGGCGCCATGCAGCGGCTCACCGAGTGGGCGCTGGCCCGCCGGGCGGGCGGCGGCGCCGCGATCAAGGTGCGCGTGGTCAAAGGCGCGAACCTCGCCATGGAACAGGTCGACGCCGCCATCCACGGCTGGCCGGTCGCGACCTACTCGACCAAGCAGGACTCCGACACCAACTACAAGCGCGTTCTGCACTGGTCAATGACGCCCGAGCACACCCACGCCGTGAAGCTCGGCATCGCCGGCCACAACCTGTTCGACATCGCACACGCGTGGCTCACCGCGAAGCAGCGCGGCGTCGAGGACCGGGTCGAGTTCGAGATGCTGCTCGGCATGGCCACGGGGCAGGCCGAGGCCGTGCGCCGCGACGTCGGCGACCTGCTGCTCTACACGCCGGTCGTGAACCCGGCCGAGTTCGATGTCGCCATCGCGTACCTGATCCGCCGGCTCGAAGAGAACGCGAGCGACGAGAATTTCATGTCGGCCGTGTTCGAGCTCGCGGAGAACCCCGGTCTGTTCGACCGCGAGCTGGGTCGGTACCGCCGCTCGGTCGAGGCGCTCGAGCACGCTGCTGCCGACGCACCCGCGCCGAACCGCACGCAGAACCGCCGCACCGAGTGGGAGGGCGACCGGCTCGCGATCGAGCTCGCCCACCGCGACGCGCCGCCGCCCGCCGCGGGCGACGTCGACGCGGAGTCGCTCACGAGCGTCGTGCTCGGCTTCACGCGCGGGTCGGGCGCGGGCGGGGCGGATGCCTCGGCCGAGACATCCGATTCGCCCGAGGCATCCGAGCTGACCGGCTCGGGCGTGACGCCAGGCTTCCGCAACGAGGCCGACACCGACCCCGCGCTCGCCGCCAACCGGGAGTGGGGCCGTCGCATCCTCGCCCGCGTGCCCGACTCCGACCTCGGCGTCGGGACGATCCGCGCGGCGCGCATCGACGACCGCGCCGAGCTGGACGCCCTGCTCGCCCGCGTCGCCGAGCGAGGACGCGAGTGGGGCGAGCGGCCCGCCGCCGAACGCGCCGCACTGCTGCACCGCGCGGGGCTCGCGCTCGCCGCGAACCGCGACCGGCTCATCGAGGTCATGGCCGCCGAGACCGGCAAGACCATCGCCGAGGCCGACCCCGAGGTCAGCGAGGCGATCGACTTCGCCCACTACTACGCCGAGCGCGCCCGCGAGCTCGACCACGTGCAGGGCGCGCTGTTCGTGCCGTCCAAGCTCACCGTCGTCACCCCGCCGTGGAACTTCCCGGTCGCCATCCCCGCCGGCGGGGTGCTCGCCGCGCTCGCCGCCGGCTCGGGCGTCGTCATCAAGCCTGCCGGGCTCGCGCAACGATCGGGCGCGGTCATGGTCGAGGCGCTCTGGGAGGCGGGCATCCCGCGCGAGCTGCTCGCCCTCGTCGACCTCGGCGAGCAGGAGCTCGGCCGCGAGCTCATCTCGAGCCCACTCGTCGACCGGGTCATCCTCACGGGTGCGTACGAGACCGCCGAGCTGTTCCGATCGTTCCGTGAAGACCTGCCGCTGCTCGCCGAGACGAGCGGGAAGAACGCGATCATCGTGACGCCGTCGGCCGACCTCGACCTCGCCGCGGCCGACCTCGCCAAGAGCGCGTTCGGGCACGCGGGCCAGAAGTGCTCGGCCGCGTCGATCGCGATCCTCGTCGGCTCGGTCGCGAAGTCCGAGCGGTTCCACCGTCAGCTGATCGACGCCGTGACGTCGATGCGCGTGGGCTGGCCGGAGGACCCGGCATCCCAGATCGGACCGATCATCGAGCCCGCGCACGGCAAGCTGCGGCACGCGCTCACCCAACTCGGCGCCGACGAGCACTGGCTCGTCGAACCCAAGCAGCTCGACGGCTCCGGCCGGCTCTGGTCGCCAGGGGTGCGCACGGGCGTGAAGGGCGGCTCGTACTTCCACCTCACCGAGTTCTTCGGGCCCGTGCTCGGCATCATGCACGCACGCAACCTCGAAGAGGCCGTCGCGCTGCAGAACGCCGTCGACTACGGGCTCACCGCCGGACTGCACTCGCTCGACCCCGACGAGCTCGCGTTCTGGCTCGACCGCGTCGAGGCGGGCAACCTCTACGTGAACCGCGGCATCACCGGGGCGATCGTGCAGCGTCAGCCGTTCGGCGGCTGGAAGAAGTCCTCGGTCGGCGCGGGCGCGAAGGCCGGCGGCCCCAACTACCTCCTCGGGCTCGGCGACTGGGTGCCCGAGCACTCGCGAACCTCGAACTCGCTGCACCTGCGCGGGCTCGACCGCCGCGTCAGCGAGCTCATCGAGGCCTCGCAGTCGTCGCTCGACTACGAGCAGTTCGAGCTGCTGCGCCGGTCGGCGCTGTCGGACGCGGTCGCCTGGGCCGAGGAGTACGGCACCGTCAAGGATGTCTCGGGACTCGGCGTCGAACGGAACGTGTTCCGGTACCGGCCCGTGGGCGTGACCGTGCGCATCGGCGACGACGCGCCGCTCGTCGAGGGCCTTCGGGTGCTCGCGGCGGCCGTGCTCACGAAGGCGCCGATCGCCGTCTCGACCGCGCACCAGCTGCCCCGCGGCGTGCGCGCGCTGCTCGCCGCGCGTGACGCGGCCGTCGTGCACGAGACCGACGCCGAGTGGCTCGCGCGGGTCGCGAAGGGCGCACTCACGACGGGCCGCGTCCGTCTCGTCGGTGCGGACCGCGCATCGCTCACCGCGGCCCTGCACGGCGCACCGGATGTCGCGGTCTGGTCGCACCCGGTGACCCCGTCGGGACGGATCGAGCTGCTGCCGTTCCTGCGCGAGCAGGCCGTCTCGATCACGAACCACCGCTTCGGCAACCCCACGACCCTGTCGCAGGGCGTGATCTGA
- a CDS encoding SLC13 family permease translates to MRIAIVGMVLLVVGAIAAITGVLPGSELAGLAARVVPILAFVVAVTIVAELAAEAGLFRVLAHRLAALARGRAIVLWLFVLVLAVASTIFLSLDTTAVLLTPIVVSLAAHARISPIPFALTTVWIANTGSLLLPVSNLTNLLAAEHLDLHPLQFAALTAAPAAAAIVVTAAIVFLTRPRQLLARFEPEQAERPDDPVLFWVAAATVVSLVPALVSGVEVWIPASIAAAVLLVAFAIRRPAVLRPGLVPLPLVLFASGLFVSVEALHAANVTDVLAVVAGTGSSPLDLLRLAGVGAASANAINNLPAYLALEPFAADPIRLIALLIGVNAGAIITPWGSLATLLWHSRLTSMGVEISWPRFMLLGLLAAPLTVTAATFALAWSAT, encoded by the coding sequence GTGCGGATCGCGATCGTCGGGATGGTGCTGCTGGTCGTCGGTGCGATCGCGGCGATCACGGGCGTGCTGCCCGGCAGCGAGCTCGCCGGACTCGCGGCACGCGTCGTCCCGATCCTCGCGTTCGTCGTCGCGGTGACGATCGTGGCCGAGCTGGCCGCCGAGGCCGGGCTCTTCCGGGTGCTCGCGCACCGACTTGCGGCGCTCGCGCGCGGCCGGGCGATCGTGCTCTGGCTGTTCGTGCTCGTGCTCGCCGTCGCGTCGACGATCTTTCTCTCGCTCGACACCACCGCGGTGCTGCTCACGCCGATCGTGGTCTCCCTGGCCGCGCACGCGCGCATCTCGCCGATCCCGTTCGCGCTGACCACGGTCTGGATCGCGAACACCGGGTCGCTGCTGCTGCCCGTGTCGAACCTGACGAACCTGCTCGCCGCCGAGCACCTCGACCTGCACCCCCTGCAGTTCGCGGCGCTCACCGCGGCCCCGGCCGCCGCGGCCATCGTGGTCACGGCGGCGATCGTGTTCCTCACCCGGCCGAGGCAGCTGCTCGCCCGGTTCGAGCCCGAGCAGGCGGAGCGACCCGACGACCCCGTGCTGTTCTGGGTCGCTGCCGCGACGGTGGTGTCGCTCGTGCCCGCGCTGGTGTCGGGCGTCGAGGTGTGGATTCCGGCGTCGATCGCGGCGGCGGTGCTGCTGGTCGCGTTCGCCATCCGTCGGCCGGCGGTGCTCAGACCGGGTTTGGTGCCGCTGCCGCTGGTGCTGTTCGCCTCGGGCCTGTTCGTCTCGGTCGAGGCACTGCACGCGGCGAACGTCACCGACGTGCTGGCGGTCGTCGCGGGCACGGGCTCGTCGCCCCTCGACCTGCTGCGCCTCGCCGGGGTCGGCGCCGCGTCGGCGAACGCGATCAACAATCTGCCGGCCTACCTCGCGCTCGAGCCGTTCGCCGCCGACCCGATCCGGCTCATCGCGCTGCTCATCGGGGTCAACGCGGGGGCGATCATCACCCCGTGGGGCTCGCTCGCGACGCTCCTCTGGCATTCGCGACTCACGTCGATGGGGGTCGAGATCTCCTGGCCGCGGTTCATGCTGCTCGGCCTGCTCGCGGCCCCGCTCACGGTCACGGCGGCGACGTTCGCGCTCGCCTGGTCGGCGACGTGA
- a CDS encoding ATP-dependent zinc protease family protein, whose product MSEPNHLSTIAGWREWASLPAIGVPWIKVKLDTGARTSALHAFDLEEFTRDGAEWVRFGVRPWQDSDEDAVVVETPVHDRRQVRSSSGHVTERIVVQLDLVLHARAVTAEVTLTNRDEMGFRMLVGREALRGSFLVDPGASFLGGRPPRPVRRQNRGRA is encoded by the coding sequence GTGAGCGAGCCCAACCATCTAAGCACCATCGCCGGATGGCGCGAATGGGCGAGCTTGCCGGCCATCGGGGTGCCCTGGATCAAGGTGAAACTCGACACCGGCGCGCGCACGAGCGCGCTGCACGCGTTCGACCTCGAGGAGTTCACCCGCGACGGCGCGGAGTGGGTGCGATTCGGGGTGCGCCCGTGGCAGGACTCCGATGAGGACGCGGTCGTCGTCGAGACCCCCGTGCACGACCGCCGCCAGGTCCGCAGCTCGTCAGGGCACGTCACCGAGCGCATCGTGGTGCAGCTCGATCTCGTTTTGCACGCCCGGGCGGTGACCGCCGAGGTCACGCTCACCAACCGCGACGAGATGGGCTTCCGCATGTTGGTCGGCCGTGAGGCGCTGCGCGGGTCGTTCCTCGTCGACCCGGGGGCATCCTTTCTCGGCGGCCGCCCGCCGCGCCCGGTCCGCCGCCAGAACCGCGGCCGCGCGTAG
- a CDS encoding RimK family alpha-L-glutamate ligase: protein MKLAILSRAPQAYSTQRLRAAALQRGHNVKVLNTLRFAIDLAGDEPDLQYRGRPLSDYDAILPRIGNSITYFGTAVVRQFEQMDVYTPNTANGITNARDKLRANQILSRHNIALPPTTFVRNRADLRQAIERVGGAPVVIKLLEGTQGIGVILAPQVKVAEAIIETLHSTKQNVLIQKFIAESRGRDIRALVVGDRVVAAMRRVASGDEFRSNVHRGGSVEPVELTPEYEQAAVRSAQIMGLKVAGVDMLEANEGPLVMEVNSSPGLQGIETATKLDVAGAIIDYIANQVAFPEIDVRQRLTVSTGYGVAELLVHGDADLVGKTLGESGLWERDITVLTLHRGTNVIPNPRKNVVLEGEDRLLCFGKLEEMRSMIPERRRRRAKVRKLPKDPLPTTPTTPTPTPTTPTPTPTE, encoded by the coding sequence GTGAAACTCGCGATCCTCTCGCGCGCCCCGCAGGCGTACTCGACGCAGCGTCTGCGCGCGGCCGCCCTGCAGCGCGGGCACAACGTCAAGGTGCTGAACACGCTGCGCTTCGCGATCGATCTGGCGGGCGACGAGCCCGACCTGCAGTACCGCGGTCGCCCGTTGTCCGACTACGACGCGATCCTGCCCCGCATCGGCAACTCGATCACGTACTTCGGCACCGCCGTCGTCCGGCAGTTCGAGCAGATGGACGTCTACACGCCCAACACCGCCAATGGCATCACGAACGCGCGTGACAAGCTGCGCGCCAACCAGATCCTGTCCCGGCACAACATCGCGCTGCCGCCGACCACGTTCGTGCGCAATCGCGCCGACCTGCGCCAGGCCATCGAGCGCGTCGGCGGTGCGCCGGTCGTGATCAAGCTGCTCGAGGGCACGCAGGGCATCGGCGTCATCCTGGCGCCGCAGGTCAAGGTCGCCGAGGCGATCATCGAGACGCTGCACTCGACGAAGCAGAACGTGCTGATCCAGAAGTTCATCGCCGAGAGCCGCGGCCGGGACATCCGTGCCCTCGTGGTAGGCGACCGCGTGGTCGCCGCGATGCGGCGCGTCGCGAGCGGCGACGAGTTCCGCTCGAACGTGCACCGCGGCGGCTCGGTCGAGCCCGTCGAGCTCACCCCCGAGTATGAGCAGGCGGCCGTGCGCTCGGCGCAGATCATGGGCCTCAAGGTCGCGGGCGTCGACATGCTCGAGGCGAACGAGGGGCCGCTCGTCATGGAGGTGAACTCGTCGCCCGGCCTGCAGGGCATCGAGACCGCGACGAAGCTCGACGTCGCGGGTGCGATCATCGACTACATCGCCAACCAGGTCGCGTTCCCCGAGATCGACGTGCGGCAGCGGCTGACCGTGTCGACCGGGTACGGGGTGGCCGAGCTGCTCGTGCACGGCGACGCCGACCTCGTCGGCAAGACGCTCGGCGAGTCCGGGCTCTGGGAACGTGACATCACGGTCCTGACGCTGCATCGCGGCACGAACGTCATTCCGAACCCGCGCAAGAACGTGGTGCTCGAGGGCGAGGACCGGCTGCTCTGCTTCGGCAAGCTCGAGGAGATGCGCTCGATGATCCCCGAACGCCGCCGGCGGCGCGCGAAGGTGCGCAAGCTCCCCAAGGACCCCCTCCCCACCACCCCCACGACCCCCACCCCCACCCCCACGACCCCCACCCCCACCCCCACCGAGTGA
- a CDS encoding GntR family transcriptional regulator, which produces MRFSIETDASDPPFEQVREQVVTAVRDGTLTPGEKLPTVRALAAELGLAVNTVAKAYRQLEHDAIIETRGRSGTFVAPQGDPAQRGLQQAAAEYAALARRLGRPADEALAAVEAALRIGT; this is translated from the coding sequence ATGCGATTCAGCATCGAGACCGACGCATCCGACCCGCCCTTCGAGCAGGTGCGCGAACAGGTCGTGACGGCCGTGCGCGACGGCACCCTGACCCCGGGCGAGAAGCTGCCGACCGTGCGTGCGCTCGCGGCTGAGCTCGGCCTCGCCGTGAACACGGTCGCGAAGGCGTACCGCCAACTCGAACACGACGCGATCATCGAGACCCGAGGCCGGTCCGGCACGTTCGTCGCCCCGCAGGGCGATCCCGCGCAGCGCGGCCTGCAGCAGGCTGCCGCGGAGTACGCCGCGCTTGCCCGCCGTCTGGGCCGCCCCGCCGACGAGGCACTCGCCGCGGTCGAGGCCGCACTCCGCATCGGCACCTGA
- a CDS encoding Lrp/AsnC family transcriptional regulator, with protein MDNLDRAILDLLRQNARAGYGDIGSSVGLSASAVKRRVDRLVADGVIRSFTIQVDPTVDGMSTEAYVELFCRGTVAPDELRRILQDVPEVVYAGTVTGSADAIVQIRARDIASLEDALERVRIAPNVDHTRSAIVLSRLVNRQRD; from the coding sequence ATGGACAATCTCGATCGGGCGATCCTCGACCTGCTGCGACAGAACGCCCGCGCCGGCTACGGAGACATCGGGTCGTCGGTGGGATTGTCGGCCTCGGCCGTCAAACGCCGGGTCGACCGGCTCGTCGCGGACGGCGTGATCCGGAGCTTCACGATCCAGGTCGACCCGACGGTCGACGGCATGAGCACCGAGGCGTACGTCGAGCTGTTCTGCCGCGGCACGGTCGCACCCGACGAACTGCGGCGCATCCTCCAGGACGTGCCCGAGGTGGTCTACGCGGGCACGGTCACCGGCAGTGCCGATGCGATCGTCCAGATCCGCGCACGCGACATCGCGAGCCTCGAGGATGCGCTCGAGCGCGTGCGGATCGCACCGAACGTCGACCACACCCGAAGTGCGATCGTGCTCTCGCGCCTCGTCAACCGGCAGCGCGACTGA
- a CDS encoding TetR/AcrR family transcriptional regulator C-terminal domain-containing protein yields the protein MARLTRERLVTVALELVDDEGGEALSMRSLSARVDRQVSSLYNHVTSRDDLIEALRERVVAGIDTSAFAEQEWDAALAAWARSYLTAFAAHPNVIRLLTNTPIRDASTFDMYERVVAALLAAGWPVADAVAVMRAVEALVLGSALDIVAPADLLDQASVPPGHPAMHTALDPALDGAFGADRAFELGLSAVLTGLKARHAAVTGSPVVPD from the coding sequence GTGGCGAGACTCACCAGGGAACGGCTCGTCACCGTCGCGCTCGAACTCGTCGACGACGAGGGCGGCGAGGCCCTGTCGATGCGGTCGCTCTCGGCGCGCGTCGACCGCCAGGTCTCCTCGCTGTACAACCACGTCACCAGCCGCGACGACCTCATCGAGGCGCTCCGCGAGCGCGTCGTGGCCGGCATCGACACCAGTGCGTTCGCGGAACAGGAATGGGATGCCGCGCTGGCCGCATGGGCCCGCTCGTACCTCACCGCGTTCGCCGCGCACCCGAACGTGATCCGGCTGCTGACGAACACGCCGATCCGCGACGCCTCGACGTTCGACATGTACGAACGGGTCGTGGCCGCACTGCTCGCCGCGGGCTGGCCGGTCGCAGACGCCGTCGCCGTCATGCGCGCCGTCGAGGCGCTCGTGCTCGGGTCGGCGCTCGACATCGTCGCGCCCGCCGACCTCCTCGACCAGGCCTCGGTGCCGCCCGGCCACCCCGCGATGCACACCGCCCTCGATCCCGCCCTCGACGGCGCTTTCGGCGCCGACCGGGCGTTCGAGCTCGGTCTCTCGGCCGTGCTCACTGGGCTCAAGGCGCGGCACGCTGCGGTGACCGGCTCCCCCGTCGTGCCGGACTGA
- a CDS encoding amidohydrolase, protein MTITLFHGGTIWRGTGRETASVALVRDGRVEALDGEAERLAAAAERAGEPIEGVDLEGGFLMPAFGDGHAHPLFGGLEAEGPDVGAAHSIPEIVAEVRRYAEANPDREWILGASYDGSLSEGGLFDARWLDDAVADRPVVLRAWDYHTVWCNSKALELAGIDASTPDPVLGEICRRDDGTPLGTLREWGAVELVTNVATERPMEERLRAIERFADYYLARGTTWVQDAWIEPAELEVYLEAARLDRLRMRTNLALYADPRRFSEQLAWFDEARARVTDALSPMLTANTVKFFADGVVENETGALLEPYCSALHKHGMSVWGAEALTAAVQAVDAAGFQVHIHAIGDRAVREALDAIEHAIEQNGPRDRRPVIAHAQLVHDDDLARFAELGVIPNMQPLWAQLDALMTVLTVPRLGAERADRQYRMRSIEASGARLAFGSDWPVSSGDPRDGIAIAATRRTVDGDPAGGWTPQEILPVELALDAYSSGVAHQAFADQAPAAWGEIVPGAAADLVWFDGDPRTIDPADLPKLAIRATYLAGTPAYRGEPVPAPSYSAHS, encoded by the coding sequence GTGACGATCACGCTCTTTCACGGTGGCACGATCTGGCGCGGGACGGGGCGGGAGACGGCCTCCGTCGCCCTCGTCCGCGACGGGCGCGTCGAAGCGCTCGACGGCGAGGCCGAGCGGCTGGCCGCCGCCGCCGAGCGCGCGGGCGAGCCCATCGAGGGTGTCGACCTCGAGGGCGGGTTCCTCATGCCGGCCTTCGGCGACGGACACGCACACCCGCTCTTCGGCGGGCTCGAGGCCGAAGGCCCCGACGTCGGGGCGGCGCACTCGATCCCGGAGATCGTCGCAGAGGTGCGGCGTTACGCGGAGGCCAACCCGGACCGCGAGTGGATCCTCGGTGCCTCGTACGACGGCAGCCTCTCCGAGGGCGGCCTGTTCGATGCCCGCTGGCTCGACGACGCCGTGGCCGACCGCCCGGTCGTGCTCCGGGCCTGGGACTACCACACCGTCTGGTGCAACTCGAAGGCCCTCGAGCTCGCGGGCATCGACGCGTCGACGCCGGACCCTGTGCTCGGCGAGATCTGCCGCCGCGACGACGGCACGCCGCTCGGCACGCTCCGCGAGTGGGGCGCCGTCGAGCTCGTCACGAACGTGGCGACCGAACGCCCGATGGAGGAGCGGCTGCGCGCGATCGAGCGCTTCGCCGACTACTACCTCGCGCGCGGCACCACGTGGGTGCAGGACGCCTGGATCGAACCGGCCGAGCTCGAGGTCTACCTCGAGGCGGCCCGCCTCGACCGGCTTCGCATGCGCACCAATCTCGCCCTCTACGCCGACCCGCGCCGATTCTCCGAGCAGCTCGCCTGGTTCGACGAGGCGCGGGCGCGGGTGACGGATGCCTTGTCGCCGATGCTGACCGCGAACACCGTCAAGTTCTTCGCCGACGGCGTCGTCGAGAACGAGACCGGCGCTCTGCTCGAGCCGTACTGCTCGGCCCTGCACAAGCACGGCATGTCGGTCTGGGGCGCCGAGGCGCTCACGGCGGCCGTGCAGGCGGTGGATGCGGCGGGATTCCAGGTGCACATCCACGCCATCGGCGACCGCGCGGTGCGGGAGGCGCTCGACGCGATCGAGCACGCGATCGAGCAGAACGGCCCGCGCGACCGCCGGCCCGTCATCGCGCACGCACAGCTCGTCCACGACGACGACCTCGCGCGGTTCGCCGAGCTCGGCGTCATCCCCAACATGCAGCCGCTGTGGGCGCAGCTCGACGCGCTCATGACCGTGCTGACCGTGCCGCGCCTGGGTGCCGAACGTGCGGACCGCCAGTACCGCATGCGCAGCATCGAGGCATCCGGTGCGCGTCTCGCCTTCGGATCCGACTGGCCGGTGTCGTCGGGCGACCCGCGCGACGGCATCGCCATCGCCGCGACGCGGCGGACCGTCGACGGCGATCCCGCCGGCGGGTGGACCCCCCAGGAGATCCTGCCCGTCGAGCTCGCGCTCGACGCCTACTCGTCCGGCGTCGCCCACCAGGCGTTCGCCGACCAGGCGCCGGCCGCCTGGGGCGAGATCGTCCCGGGCGCCGCCGCCGACCTCGTCTGGTTCGACGGCGACCCGCGCACCATCGACCCCGCCGACCTGCCGAAGCTCGCGATCCGGGCGACGTACCTCGCAGGAACCCCCGCCTACCGCGGCGAGCCCGTGCCCGCCCCCTCCTACTCCGCCCATTCCTGA